From the genome of Malus domestica chromosome 04, GDT2T_hap1, one region includes:
- the LOC103443399 gene encoding receptor-like kinase TMK4, producing the protein MGKQKILQALILALSLLRLIATAPTAADDSDVMSKLTASLNPAPKGWSTSTAYCSWDGVNCDTSKRVTSINLASKGLSGSLPSNLNSLSQLTTLSLQSNSLSGAFPSLANLSSLQEVYLDTNNFTSIPAGCFTGLSSLQILSMSQNINLDSWVFPSELTEASSLVTFAAGNVNLYGSLPDVFDSFPNLQNLRLSYNNFTGPLPKTFSGSGIQNLWLNNQLLGLSGSIEVLANMTQLSQVWLQNNQFTGPIPDLSKCVTLFDLQLRDNQFTGIVPATLMSISSLKNVSLDNNKLQGPMPAFRSTVEKSTVDGNSFCQTTPGTCDPLVTTLLEVAGAFGYPVLLADSWTGNKPCSGWSFIVCDPQGKVFTVNFDNKHFNGTISPAFANLTSLKNLVLSRNNLVGSIPDSLLSLTQLQLLDVSNNNLSGVIPKFPSTVKLVTTGNVLIGTTPSTGGGGGTPSGTGSNGTTPSGSPAQASNGPSVSPGMIAGIVIAVVIFIVVVLFVSYKCYAGKKHKKFGRVANPLTGIEIAKSDVMSSANGYNGVTSELQSQSSGDLHVFEGGNVAISIQVLRQVTNNFSEDNILGRGGFGIVYKGELHDGTKIAVKRMESVAVGTKGLNEFQAEIAVLTKVRHRHLVALLGSCINGNERLLVYEYMPQGTLTQHLFEWREIGVPPLTWKQRVTIALDVARGVEYLHSLAQQSFIHRDLKPSNILLGDDMRAKVADFGLVKNAPDGKYSVETRLAGTFGYLAPEYAATGRVTTKVDVYAFGVVLMELISGRKALDDTMPDERSHLVSWFRRVLVNKENIPKAIDQTLDPDEETMESIYKVAELAGHCTAREPYQRPDMGHAVNILGPLVEHWKPTTHEEENSGIDLHMSLPQALQRWQANEGTSRMFDDMSFSQTQSSIPSKPSGFADSFDSMDCR; encoded by the exons ATGGGTAAGCAGAAAATCCTACAAGCTCTCAttctagctctctctctccttcgccTGATCGCCACCGCCCCCACCGCCGCCGACGACTCCGACGTCATGTCAAAACTCACAGCAAGCCTCAACCCCGCACCCAAAGGCTGGTCAACAAGCACCGCCTACTGCAGCTGGGACGGTGTCAACTGCGACACTTCAAAGAGAGTCACCTCCATCAACTTAGCCTCCAAAGGTCTCTCCGGCTCTCTCCCTTCAAATCTCAACTCTCTCTCCCAGCtcaccactctctctctccagaGCAACTCTCTCTCCGGCGCCTTTCCTTCTTTGGCCAACCTCTCTTCCCTCCAAGAAGTCTACCTCGACACCAACAACTTCACCTCCATTCCCGCCGGCTGCTTCACGGGCCTCTCGAGCTTGCAGATTTTGAGCATGAGCCAGAACATCAATCTCGACTCTTGGGTTTTCCCCTCGGAGCTCACTGAAGCTTCCAGCTTGGTCACTTTCGCTGCAGGTAATGTGAATTTATATGGGTCGTTGCCTGATGTGTTCGATTCGTTTCCGAACTTGCAAAACCTGAGGCTTTCTTACAATAACTTTACTGGTCCTTTGCCCAAAACGTTTTCTGGATCTGGGATTCAGAACCTCTGGCTTAACAATCAGCTACTTGGGTTGTCTGGCTCCATTGAAGTCTTAGCAAACATGACCCAGTTGTCCCAGGTTTGGCTTCAAAACAACCAATTCACTGGTCCGATCCCAGATCTCTCAAAGTGTGTAACTTTGTTCGATCTTCAGCTCCGCGATAACCAGTTTACGGGCATTGTGCCCGCCACATTGATGTCCATATCTTCTTTGAAGAACGTTTCTTTGGACAACAACAAGCTGCAGGGTCCAATGCCGGCTTTCAGGTCCACCGTGGAGAAATCCACAGTTGATGGTAATAGCTTTTGTCAAACGACTCCAGGGACTTGTGATCCGCTGGTCACCACGCTGCTTGAGGTTGCAGGGGCTTTCGGATATCCGGTTTTGCTTGCTGATTCTTGGACAGGAAACAAGCCTTGCAGTGGATGGAGCTTCATTGTTTGTGATCCACAGGGAAAGGTTTTCACAGTGAATTTTGACAACAAGCATTTCAATGGGACCATTTCGCCTGCTTTTGCCAATCTGACATCTTTGAAAAATTTGGTGTTGAGTCGTAACAATTTGGTTGGGTCGATACCGGATAGCTTGTTAAGCTTGACTCAGCTTCAGCTTCTTGATGTTTCCAACAACAATCTAAGTGGGGTAATTCCGAAATTTCCATCTACGGTGAAGTTAGTTACAACTGGTAATGTGTTGATTGGGACAACTCCGAGCACTGGAGGTGGAGGAGGTACTCCGTCGGGTACTGGTTCTAATGGAACTACTCCTAGTGGGAGTCCGGCTCAGGCATCAAATGGTCCTTCGGTATCCCCTGGTATGATTGCTGGTATAGTTATTGCCGTTGTCATTTTCATTGTGGTAGTATTGTTTGTGTCCTACAAATGTTATGCTGGTAAAAAGCATAAGAAATTTGGAAGGGTGGCTAATCCATTAACTGGGATAGAAATTGCTAAGAGTGATGTTATGAGTAGCGCAAATGGGTACAATGGAGTTACAAGTGAACTGCAAAGCCAGAGCAGTGGTGACCTTCATGTTTTTGAGGGTGGAAATGTTGCGATTTCGATCCAAGTTCTAAGACAAGTGACAAACAATTTTAGCGAGGACAACATATTAGGCAGAGGAGGATTTGGAATTGTTTATAAAGGCGAATTGCATGATGGGACTAAAATTGCCGTCAAACGGATGGAATCTGTGGCCGTAGGCACTAAGGGATTGAACGAGTTTCAGGCAGAAATTGCGGTCCTTACTAAGGTCAGGCATAGGCATTTGGTTGCGCTTTTGGGATCCTGTATCAATGGCAATGAGAGACTTTTGGTCTATGAGTACATGCCACAAGGGACTTTAACACAGCATTTATTTGAATGGCGCGAGATTGGTGTGCCTCCACTGACTTGGAAGCAGAGAGTAACAATAGCATTGGATGTGGCACGAGGAGTGGAATATTTGCACAGCTTGGCTCAACAAAGTTTCATTCACCGAGATTTAAAGCCCTCAAACATACTTCTGGGCGATGACATGAGGGCCAAGGTTGCTGACTTCGGACTGGTTAAAAACGCGCCTGACGGGAAGTATTCGGTTGAGACAAGGTTGGCAGGGACATTCGGGTATCTCGCACCAGAATATGCAG CTACTGGCAGAGTCACTACAAAAGTAGATGTTTATGCGTTCGGAGTGGTTTTGATGGAGTTGATAAGCGGTAGAAAAGCTCTAGATGATACAATGCCAGATGAACGGTCTCATTTGGTCTCATGGTTCCGCAGAGTCCTTGTCAACAAAGAAAACATTCCGAAGGCTATTGACCAAACTCTTGACCCCGATGAGGAGACAATGGAGAGCATATACAAAGTTGCTGAGCTGGCAGGACACTGCACTGCTCGTGAGCCGTACCAGAGACCAGACATGGGACATGCTGTCAACATCCTGGGTCCTCTTGTTGAGCACTGGAAACCTACCACCCATGAAGAAGAAAACTCTGGCATCGACCTGCACATGAGCCTTCCGCAAGCGTTGCAAAGATGGCAAGCCAATGAAGGTACTTCTAGGATGTTTGATGATATGTCCTTCTCTCAAACTCAATCAAGCATCCCTTCAAAACCTTCCGGATTTGCTGACTCATTTGATTCAATGGATTGTCGatga